The Claveliimonas bilis genome window below encodes:
- a CDS encoding linear amide C-N hydrolase produces MEKCRENQLKKEERKRNAREFLLASEGGCSAMSWETEDGLVLWGRNFDFNRIAKGTNVLYVPAEIPYDTCGGVLPEEKTLPSKKRGKYAAIGIGGLFLSDTPLFYEGMNEEGLMGGQLYFRKFAAYPKNCQSGRIPVQPSVLLTHVLLQCKDTKEVEEELKNRISLVDLPILGTVVQVHWMFTDRRGRSIVVEERRDGLHVYPDTMGIMTNSPDYEWHRLNILNYVQIRQEDYGIREFDGERVEPCFSGSGTLGLPGDFTSPSRFVRLAFLKKYGVKGKNEKDGVTRLFHMMHHAAFPPGLAVVGEPGENMPYDERMVPYDYTIYTSVMCAQSGRFYWTTFENMNIRCAALADLKERQEPVQLELNGRDGYSQERVR; encoded by the coding sequence ATGGAGAAATGCAGGGAAAACCAGTTGAAGAAGGAGGAAAGAAAGCGGAATGCCAGGGAATTTCTTCTGGCATCTGAGGGAGGATGCAGCGCTATGTCCTGGGAGACAGAAGATGGTCTTGTACTGTGGGGAAGAAACTTCGATTTTAACAGGATAGCGAAAGGGACAAATGTCCTGTATGTCCCGGCGGAGATTCCTTATGATACATGCGGCGGCGTACTGCCGGAAGAAAAGACATTACCCTCAAAGAAGCGGGGAAAATATGCGGCAATTGGAATCGGAGGGCTTTTTCTTTCCGACACGCCTCTTTTTTATGAAGGCATGAACGAGGAAGGGCTGATGGGAGGTCAGCTCTATTTCCGTAAATTCGCCGCATATCCAAAGAACTGTCAGTCCGGACGTATACCGGTACAGCCTTCGGTGCTCCTGACACATGTCCTGTTGCAGTGCAAAGATACAAAGGAAGTAGAAGAAGAACTGAAAAACCGGATCAGTCTTGTAGATTTGCCGATTCTGGGAACTGTGGTGCAGGTGCACTGGATGTTTACAGACAGGAGGGGAAGAAGCATTGTAGTAGAGGAGCGGCGGGATGGTCTTCATGTCTATCCGGATACAATGGGAATCATGACGAACAGCCCGGATTATGAATGGCATCGGTTGAACATCTTAAATTATGTGCAGATCAGGCAGGAAGATTATGGCATAAGGGAGTTTGATGGAGAGAGAGTAGAGCCCTGCTTTTCCGGCAGCGGTACTCTGGGGCTTCCAGGAGATTTTACCTCTCCGTCACGGTTTGTGCGTCTGGCCTTTTTGAAGAAGTATGGGGTGAAGGGAAAGAATGAAAAAGACGGGGTGACAAGGCTGTTTCATATGATGCATCACGCTGCGTTCCCGCCGGGACTTGCAGTGGTCGGCGAACCGGGGGAGAATATGCCGTATGATGAGAGAATGGTTCCCTATGACTATACGATTTACACCTCCGTGATGTGTGCACAGTCGGGAAGGTTTTACTGGACAACTTTTGAGAATATGAATATCCGCTGTGCAGCCCTTGCCGATCTGAAAGAGCGGCAGGAGCCGGTACAGCTTGAATTGAATGGAAGGGACGGATACAGTCAAGAAAGAGTAAGATAA
- a CDS encoding DNA-3-methyladenine glycosylase family protein, whose amino-acid sequence MIKITKENFHPGQICASGQCFRMDPVGEKRYALIASGYYLEIEEVGDQSFLFSCTREEFEKFWRGYFDMDGDYSACIRAIDPRDSYLMDAARFGSGIRILRQDLWEMIVSFIVSQQNNIRRIKKILELLSQRYGTKMTDLQGKEYYAFPKPEELAQADEDALRACNLGYRSRYIKNTVNSVLSGEADLEKIKGMCYQEARKELMKLSGVGEKVADCICLFALHHLEAFPVDTHIKKVLKKNYPQGFPFEKYKGSEGILQQYIFYYDLQHSEI is encoded by the coding sequence ATGATAAAAATTACAAAAGAGAACTTTCATCCAGGACAGATCTGCGCATCCGGCCAGTGCTTCCGAATGGATCCTGTAGGAGAGAAGCGGTATGCTCTGATTGCGTCCGGGTATTACCTGGAAATAGAAGAAGTGGGGGACCAGAGCTTTCTTTTTTCCTGTACCAGGGAAGAGTTTGAAAAATTTTGGAGAGGATATTTCGATATGGATGGAGACTATAGCGCCTGTATAAGGGCAATTGATCCCAGGGACAGCTATCTTATGGATGCGGCCCGTTTCGGTTCCGGTATTCGGATTTTGCGTCAGGATCTGTGGGAAATGATCGTGTCTTTTATCGTTTCACAGCAAAATAATATTCGCCGTATCAAGAAAATTCTGGAACTTTTATCACAGAGATATGGAACAAAGATGACTGATTTACAGGGAAAGGAATACTATGCGTTCCCGAAACCGGAAGAACTGGCTCAGGCGGATGAAGATGCACTTCGGGCATGTAATCTTGGATACAGAAGCAGATATATAAAAAATACGGTAAACAGTGTGCTTTCCGGAGAAGCAGACCTGGAGAAGATAAAAGGGATGTGCTATCAAGAGGCACGCAAGGAGCTGATGAAGCTTAGCGGAGTAGGGGAGAAGGTGGCAGACTGTATCTGTCTTTTTGCACTCCACCATCTGGAAGCATTTCCCGTTGACACACATATCAAAAAAGTTCTAAAAAAGAACTATCCACAGGGATTTCCTTTTGAAAAATATAAAGGGTCGGAAGGAATCCTGCAGCAGTATATTTTTTATTATGATCTGCAGCATTCGGAAATCTGA
- a CDS encoding J domain-containing protein, with protein sequence METKKDCYEVLGVDKNADAGTIKKAYRKLAKKYHPDTNAGNPQAEQKFKEITEAYAILSDPEKKKMYDQFGYAAFDGSAPGGSGYSGRTYGGSAGSGYQEFHFENGNMDDIFDDIFGNFFHGKKKDGFGKRSFYSNDFGGFQNDFHTGGFRQKGADLKAETNISFEEAVFGCDKIISFQDPSGTDGKVQTLQVHIPAGIDTGKSIRLKGKGMPGNGGGEPGDLLLKVKVGEKRGFERKGIDVYSTLQIPFTTAVFGGEALVNTLYGNVMCKIKEGTQSGTKIRLRGKGIVSLENPGIHGDHYVTVQIEVPRNLNPEAKKKLKEFEKAAGLNNGGHGRKSVA encoded by the coding sequence TTGGAAACAAAAAAAGATTGCTATGAGGTTCTTGGAGTGGATAAAAATGCAGATGCAGGTACAATAAAAAAAGCATATAGGAAATTAGCTAAAAAGTATCATCCAGATACAAATGCCGGCAATCCGCAGGCAGAGCAGAAATTTAAGGAAATTACGGAAGCCTATGCGATCCTAAGTGACCCTGAAAAGAAAAAAATGTATGATCAGTTTGGCTATGCTGCCTTTGACGGCAGCGCACCGGGAGGCAGTGGTTATTCGGGCAGAACATACGGAGGATCTGCAGGAAGCGGTTATCAGGAATTTCATTTTGAAAATGGAAATATGGATGACATTTTTGATGATATTTTCGGCAACTTTTTTCATGGAAAAAAGAAAGACGGTTTTGGAAAAAGGTCTTTTTACAGCAATGATTTCGGCGGTTTTCAAAACGATTTTCATACAGGCGGGTTCAGGCAAAAGGGCGCCGATTTAAAGGCAGAAACCAATATCAGCTTTGAAGAGGCTGTCTTTGGATGTGATAAGATTATAAGTTTCCAGGATCCCAGTGGGACTGACGGTAAGGTACAGACCCTTCAGGTGCATATTCCGGCAGGTATTGACACCGGGAAGAGCATACGTCTGAAAGGGAAGGGAATGCCCGGAAACGGAGGCGGAGAGCCGGGAGATCTTCTCTTGAAAGTGAAAGTAGGAGAAAAGAGAGGATTTGAGCGAAAAGGAATAGATGTTTATTCTACCCTTCAAATTCCATTTACAACAGCAGTGTTTGGAGGGGAAGCTCTGGTGAATACTCTCTATGGAAATGTAATGTGCAAAATAAAAGAAGGTACACAGTCAGGTACGAAGATCCGGCTGCGGGGAAAAGGGATTGTGTCTCTGGAAAATCCGGGGATACACGGCGATCATTATGTAACAGTACAGATTGAGGTGCCGAGAAATTTAAATCCGGAGGCAAAGAAGAAATTAAAAGAGTTTGAAAAAGCGGCAGGATTGAATAACGGCGGTCATGGAAGGAAGAGTGTAGCTTAA
- a CDS encoding Hsp20/alpha crystallin family protein — MMMPSIFGENLFNDWFDFSFPEVDRRYTGRTDQIMKTDVKEKDNGYEVEIDLPGFKKEDIKAELKEGYLTISAARNVSNEEKKEGKYIRQERFTGNLSRSFYVGKNITQNDIHAKFENGILTLDIPKVDEKQVEENRYVTIEG, encoded by the coding sequence ATGATGATGCCTAGTATTTTTGGAGAGAATTTATTTAATGACTGGTTTGATTTTTCATTTCCGGAGGTGGACAGAAGATATACAGGACGTACGGATCAGATTATGAAGACGGACGTTAAGGAAAAAGACAATGGTTATGAAGTGGAGATTGATCTGCCTGGATTCAAGAAAGAAGATATTAAGGCAGAATTGAAAGAAGGATATCTGACGATCAGCGCTGCCAGAAATGTCAGCAATGAAGAGAAAAAGGAAGGAAAATATATCCGTCAGGAGCGTTTCACAGGCAATCTGAGCAGAAGCTTTTATGTTGGAAAGAATATTACGCAGAATGATATCCATGCGAAATTTGAGAATGGTATTCTTACATTAGACATTCCTAAAGTGGATGAGAAGCAGGTGGAAGAAAACCGTTATGTTACAATTGAAGGATAA
- a CDS encoding IS30 family transposase has translation MATHHIGNFKHLTLSDRAEIEIMIEKGFSFSQMARALSKDSSTISKEIRRHRFLVPHYRDENSRRRSECAHFSSCTRQHLCGRTSCLSLCSKCRSKRCSFYCPDFSPLICPRLLKPPYVCNSCPKLRTCSHDFYFYRAKYAEDSYQEVKSSSRSGINQSPESLEKLDKLISPLLKQGQPLSHIYLTHREEINCSQRTLYNYIDLRCFSAVNLDLPRKVSYKPRKKRRSEPEIPGYRMGRTYLDFEQYIAAHPDCSIVEMDVVEGAGGKSSPVLLTLFFRSCSFMLLFLMESDCRASVRDVFDFLYASLGPARYSRLFSVILTDNGSSFKDPSVFERNNGHGSHTLIFYCDPMASWQKGRLEKNHEFIRYVLPKGKTFSGLTQAQATLIANHINSTARASLNGCTPFELALLLLDRKLLELCHMAWIPVDQVTLKPTLLK, from the coding sequence ATGGCAACTCATCATATTGGTAACTTTAAGCATCTTACTCTTTCTGATCGTGCAGAGATTGAAATCATGATCGAAAAAGGCTTCTCTTTTTCTCAAATGGCCAGGGCTCTTTCCAAAGACTCCTCTACCATCTCTAAAGAAATCCGGCGGCATCGTTTCCTTGTTCCACACTATCGGGACGAGAACAGCCGCAGACGCTCGGAATGCGCTCATTTTTCTTCCTGTACCAGGCAGCACCTGTGCGGACGCACTTCCTGTCTCTCCCTTTGCTCCAAATGCCGCAGCAAGCGCTGTTCTTTTTACTGTCCGGACTTTTCTCCCTTGATCTGTCCACGGCTCTTAAAGCCTCCTTACGTTTGCAACAGCTGTCCTAAACTGCGTACTTGTTCCCATGACTTCTATTTTTATCGGGCAAAATACGCAGAAGATTCCTATCAGGAGGTCAAATCTTCTTCCAGATCCGGGATCAATCAGTCTCCGGAATCCCTGGAAAAACTGGACAAGCTCATCTCTCCTCTTTTGAAGCAAGGGCAGCCTCTGTCCCATATTTATCTCACCCACAGGGAGGAGATCAACTGTTCCCAGCGGACTCTTTACAACTATATCGATCTCCGTTGTTTCTCTGCAGTAAATCTGGATCTCCCCAGAAAAGTTTCTTATAAACCCAGGAAAAAACGGCGGTCTGAACCAGAAATTCCCGGCTATCGTATGGGGCGCACATATCTGGACTTTGAGCAGTACATAGCCGCTCATCCAGACTGTTCCATTGTGGAAATGGATGTGGTGGAAGGCGCCGGCGGCAAAAGCTCTCCTGTCCTCCTTACTCTTTTCTTTCGCAGCTGTTCCTTTATGCTCCTTTTTCTCATGGAGAGCGACTGCAGAGCTTCTGTCAGGGATGTTTTTGACTTCCTATATGCCTCCCTGGGACCTGCCCGGTATTCTAGGCTTTTTTCCGTGATCCTGACGGATAATGGTTCCTCTTTTAAAGATCCTTCCGTCTTTGAACGAAATAATGGCCATGGTTCTCATACTCTCATTTTCTACTGTGACCCGATGGCTTCCTGGCAAAAGGGAAGGTTGGAAAAGAACCATGAATTTATCCGCTATGTTCTTCCCAAGGGAAAAACTTTCTCCGGGTTGACACAGGCACAGGCCACGCTCATAGCTAATCATATCAATAGTACGGCAAGAGCCAGTCTAAACGGCTGCACCCCGTTTGAACTGGCTCTTCTCCTATTGGACAGAAAACTGCTGGAGCTCTGCCATATGGCATGGATCCCGGTTGATCAGGTCACACTGAAACCTACGCTTTTAAAGTAA
- a CDS encoding class I SAM-dependent methyltransferase, with the protein MKMNGRNRDSIRLGTHGENYGNWMSAPVFYMMGALVVLMAVLCVVSHFIPGIRVIGILALIAAVAVLILLAWTTWIRRQYAFGGGGMMEKVHEVLLSHLDYDGKGKLLEVGCGSGALSIRAALSWPETEVTGIDYWGAVYDYSQTMCERNAQSEGTAGRCRFLRGDARKLDFPDESFDAVVSNYVYHNINGADKQALLLESLRVLKKGGVFALNDDMKPRMYGDMEKFVEKLRKMGYQEVQIINTAQEAFGSHRRAAWMMLGDSRMLVGRK; encoded by the coding sequence ATGAAGATGAATGGAAGAAACCGGGATTCGATTAGACTCGGTACACATGGAGAAAATTATGGGAACTGGATGTCCGCGCCGGTCTTTTATATGATGGGCGCGCTGGTTGTCCTTATGGCAGTTTTATGCGTCGTATCGCATTTTATTCCCGGCATAAGGGTGATTGGAATTTTAGCGTTGATCGCTGCAGTAGCAGTATTGATCCTGCTTGCCTGGACCACCTGGATCCGGCGACAGTACGCCTTTGGCGGAGGCGGCATGATGGAAAAGGTTCATGAGGTTCTTTTATCCCATCTCGATTATGACGGGAAAGGGAAGCTTTTGGAGGTGGGCTGCGGATCGGGAGCGCTCTCCATCAGGGCAGCGCTATCCTGGCCGGAGACGGAAGTTACCGGCATTGATTACTGGGGGGCTGTTTACGATTACAGCCAGACCATGTGTGAGAGAAATGCGCAGAGCGAGGGCACAGCCGGCCGCTGCAGGTTTCTTCGCGGCGACGCACGGAAACTGGATTTCCCGGATGAGAGTTTTGACGCTGTGGTGAGCAACTATGTCTATCATAATATCAACGGCGCGGACAAGCAGGCCCTGCTGCTGGAAAGTCTGCGGGTGCTGAAAAAAGGCGGTGTGTTTGCCCTTAACGACGACATGAAGCCTCGGATGTACGGGGATATGGAGAAGTTCGTAGAGAAACTGCGCAAAATGGGATACCAGGAAGTACAGATCATCAATACAGCACAGGAAGCCTTCGGTTCACACCGCCGCGCAGCATGGATGATGCTGGGAGACTCCCGGATGCTGGTAGGACGAAAATAA
- a CDS encoding GNAT family N-acetyltransferase has translation MFTIRPYRAEDVKDCSRCFYEDFFTCPIDGNDRGFLRDYVQILIEKCSFTYVAETSDHQVVGFICGIYDKKFHPKKSDFDRCKKHYGAWCRMFLKFYLGQYRLSEAFQKQLDDFLLQLREREEKYFDSCDLELAALSSGKDYRKGLGTVLVSKFMDRAEADRASTVRLLTNTLATWKFYEKRGFIKKAEKPFPDGSGRIRTENAYL, from the coding sequence ATGTTTACGATCCGGCCATATAGAGCGGAAGATGTAAAAGACTGCAGCCGATGTTTTTATGAAGACTTTTTTACATGTCCCATTGACGGAAATGACAGAGGATTTTTGCGGGATTATGTCCAGATCCTTATAGAAAAATGCAGTTTCACCTATGTGGCGGAAACTTCGGATCACCAGGTTGTGGGGTTTATCTGTGGCATTTATGATAAAAAATTTCATCCGAAAAAGTCGGATTTTGACCGATGTAAAAAGCATTATGGAGCGTGGTGCCGGATGTTTTTGAAGTTCTATCTGGGACAGTATCGCTTGTCCGAAGCCTTTCAGAAGCAGCTGGATGATTTCCTTTTGCAGCTGCGTGAGCGGGAGGAAAAATATTTTGATAGCTGCGATCTCGAACTGGCAGCCCTTTCATCCGGAAAGGACTATCGGAAAGGGCTGGGTACGGTGCTGGTGTCAAAGTTTATGGACAGAGCGGAAGCTGACAGGGCAAGTACAGTGAGGCTTTTGACCAATACACTGGCCACCTGGAAATTTTATGAAAAACGGGGATTTATAAAAAAGGCAGAAAAGCCGTTTCCGGACGGATCCGGACGGATCCGGACAGAAAACGCTTATTTATGA
- a CDS encoding YczE/YyaS/YitT family protein, which translates to MNKLSVYILKRYLLLLVGLSIMAFGVAFSIKASLGTSPISSVPYVVSLFTSLTVGTATITMHCVFILLQILILRKNYHPIQLMQLPVAFFFGYLTDFGVWAVQGIHCDTYWQQWLVCLVGILLVAVGVSFEVKAGVIVLAGEGVVLAICKVFPQIKFGYMKVGFDVTLVIIACILSLSFTGQLQGVREGTVAAALLVGMLAKQLGKLLSKWELEKE; encoded by the coding sequence TTGAATAAGTTATCTGTCTATATTTTAAAACGCTATCTGCTCCTTCTGGTGGGCCTTTCAATCATGGCATTTGGCGTCGCATTTTCTATTAAAGCAAGTCTGGGAACCTCTCCGATTTCGAGCGTACCGTATGTGGTCAGTCTGTTTACTTCGCTGACTGTAGGGACGGCTACAATTACAATGCATTGTGTATTTATTTTGCTGCAGATACTGATCTTGAGGAAAAATTATCACCCAATTCAGCTTATGCAGCTTCCGGTGGCGTTCTTCTTCGGCTATCTCACGGACTTCGGTGTGTGGGCAGTTCAGGGAATCCACTGTGATACATACTGGCAGCAGTGGCTCGTCTGTCTTGTCGGTATCCTGTTGGTGGCCGTGGGAGTCAGTTTTGAAGTTAAGGCGGGAGTGATAGTATTGGCAGGAGAGGGAGTAGTACTGGCAATCTGCAAAGTGTTTCCTCAAATAAAGTTTGGATATATGAAAGTAGGGTTTGACGTAACGCTGGTTATAATTGCCTGTATTTTGTCGCTTTCCTTTACAGGACAGCTTCAGGGCGTGAGAGAAGGAACAGTGGCAGCGGCTCTTTTGGTTGGGATGCTTGCAAAACAACTGGGGAAATTGTTGTCAAAGTGGGAACTGGAAAAGGAATAG
- the yedF gene encoding sulfurtransferase-like selenium metabolism protein YedF has product MITVNAMGDNCPIPVIKTKKAMQELTGPETIEVLVDNEIAVQNVSKMAASSGGKVTSEKKGEKEFRIVIEMEGAPSQAAGEEEETACIPDARGNTVVVVSSDRMGEGNDALGKVLIKGFIFAVTQLDTLPKTMLFYNGGATLTCEGSDSLEDLKSLEAQGVEIMTCGTCLDYYGLKEKLAVGTVTNMYSIVETMAGAGRIIRP; this is encoded by the coding sequence ATGATAACAGTAAATGCAATGGGAGATAACTGCCCGATTCCGGTGATTAAGACAAAGAAGGCAATGCAGGAGCTGACAGGACCGGAGACAATAGAGGTTCTTGTAGATAATGAGATTGCCGTACAGAATGTATCAAAAATGGCAGCATCCAGCGGAGGGAAAGTAACTTCCGAGAAAAAGGGAGAAAAAGAGTTCCGGATCGTGATTGAAATGGAAGGAGCGCCATCACAGGCTGCCGGAGAGGAAGAGGAAACTGCCTGCATCCCGGATGCCAGAGGAAATACCGTTGTTGTCGTATCTTCTGACCGCATGGGAGAGGGAAATGATGCCCTTGGAAAAGTTTTGATCAAAGGATTTATTTTTGCTGTCACACAGCTGGATACACTTCCTAAAACCATGCTGTTTTACAATGGCGGAGCAACCCTGACCTGTGAAGGGTCGGATTCGCTGGAAGACTTAAAGAGTCTGGAAGCACAGGGCGTGGAGATCATGACATGCGGAACCTGTCTGGATTATTACGGATTAAAAGAAAAGCTGGCTGTCGGAACTGTGACAAATATGTACAGCATTGTCGAGACAATGGCAGGAGCCGGAAGGATCATCCGTCCATAA
- a CDS encoding double-cubane-cluster-containing anaerobic reductase: MELIKELPEVFEEFAEQRKNSFLGVKKLKEQGVPIVGAYCTYFPQEIAMAMGAATVGLCSTSDETIPEAERDLPKNLCPLIKSSYGFAKTDKCPFFYFSDVVVGETTCDGKKKMYEYMSEFKDVFLMELPNTQGEEALKLWKSEIIRFKEYLEKKFDVTITEDDIREAIKVNNAGRRSLRKLYEVMKHDPVPICGHDLFKVLYGSTFKFDRREIPAEVDALVEKIQKEYAEGKMLEKMPRILFTGCPVGGATEKVIQAIESNGAVVVTYENCTGAKSIDKLVDEENPDVYDALARRYLNIGCSVMTPNPNRLELLGRLIDEYKVDGVVEMTLQACHTYNVEAFSIRKFVNQEKGIPYLNVETDYSQADIGQLNTRIAAFIEML; this comes from the coding sequence ATGGAACTGATCAAAGAATTGCCAGAGGTATTTGAAGAATTTGCAGAGCAAAGGAAAAATTCTTTTCTCGGAGTAAAAAAATTAAAAGAGCAGGGAGTTCCTATTGTGGGAGCATATTGTACTTATTTCCCCCAGGAGATTGCAATGGCTATGGGAGCCGCCACAGTGGGACTGTGTTCCACTTCCGATGAGACAATACCGGAAGCAGAGAGGGATCTCCCCAAAAATCTCTGTCCTCTGATCAAATCCAGTTACGGATTTGCGAAGACAGACAAATGCCCGTTTTTCTATTTTTCCGATGTGGTAGTCGGGGAGACAACCTGCGACGGAAAGAAAAAGATGTATGAATATATGTCTGAATTTAAAGATGTGTTTTTGATGGAACTTCCAAATACACAGGGCGAGGAAGCGCTGAAGCTCTGGAAAAGCGAGATCATTCGCTTTAAAGAATATCTGGAAAAGAAATTTGACGTAACGATCACCGAGGATGATATCCGGGAAGCAATCAAAGTGAACAATGCCGGACGGCGCTCTTTGAGAAAATTGTATGAAGTTATGAAACATGATCCGGTTCCGATCTGCGGACATGACCTTTTTAAGGTATTATATGGAAGTACCTTCAAATTTGACCGGAGAGAAATTCCGGCAGAGGTAGATGCCCTGGTAGAAAAGATACAAAAAGAATATGCGGAAGGAAAAATGCTGGAGAAGATGCCCCGTATTCTTTTCACCGGCTGTCCTGTTGGAGGAGCGACAGAAAAGGTGATCCAGGCAATTGAGAGCAATGGGGCAGTCGTTGTTACATACGAAAACTGTACCGGCGCCAAATCCATTGACAAGCTGGTAGATGAGGAGAATCCTGATGTGTATGATGCTCTGGCAAGAAGATATCTGAATATCGGATGTTCCGTTATGACTCCTAATCCCAACAGACTGGAGCTTTTGGGACGTCTGATTGATGAATATAAAGTGGATGGAGTAGTTGAAATGACGCTGCAGGCGTGTCATACTTATAATGTGGAGGCTTTTAGCATCCGCAAATTCGTAAACCAGGAAAAAGGGATTCCATATCTCAATGTGGAAACAGATTATTCACAGGCAGATATTGGACAGCTGAATACGAGAATTGCAGCATTTATTGAAATGCTGTAA
- a CDS encoding acyl-CoA dehydratase activase: MNYIGIDIGSTAAKVVVRGEKELAFTMPTGWSSKETALTIRENLKKDGINMEEGQAKVVATGYGRIAVDYADYVITEITCHARGGRELGSDHCAVIDVGGQDTKVILIENGMVQDFLMNDKCSAGTGKFLEIMANRLGVTLQELFDMAAAGNTLSISSLCTVFAESEVINYIGEGRKREDIAAGVVDSVAAKVAQLAMRKNLPDHIILTGGLSSSEYFTKILSEKIGQKVCPTEQGRYAGALGAALLAKEKTKTDKRR; encoded by the coding sequence ATGAATTATATAGGAATAGATATTGGTTCAACAGCTGCCAAGGTGGTGGTAAGAGGAGAAAAGGAACTTGCATTTACCATGCCTACCGGCTGGAGCAGTAAGGAAACAGCGTTGACGATCCGTGAAAATCTGAAGAAAGACGGAATCAATATGGAGGAAGGCCAGGCAAAAGTCGTGGCTACGGGCTATGGAAGAATTGCGGTAGATTATGCAGATTATGTTATTACAGAGATTACCTGCCATGCAAGAGGCGGCCGGGAGCTGGGAAGCGATCACTGCGCAGTCATCGATGTGGGAGGACAGGACACGAAAGTGATCCTCATCGAAAATGGCATGGTGCAGGATTTCCTTATGAATGATAAGTGTTCTGCAGGGACCGGGAAATTCCTGGAAATCATGGCAAACCGTCTTGGAGTTACGCTTCAGGAACTTTTTGATATGGCCGCTGCGGGAAATACACTTTCTATTAGCTCATTGTGTACAGTCTTTGCTGAATCAGAAGTGATCAATTATATTGGGGAAGGCAGAAAGAGAGAGGACATTGCGGCTGGTGTTGTGGATTCTGTTGCAGCTAAAGTGGCTCAGCTTGCAATGAGGAAAAACCTGCCGGATCATATTATTTTGACAGGTGGGCTTAGCAGCAGTGAATATTTTACAAAAATACTGTCAGAAAAAATCGGACAGAAAGTATGCCCTACTGAACAGGGACGATATGCAGGCGCTTTGGGAGCGGCACTGCTGGCAAAAGAAAAGACAAAAACAGATAAAAGGAGATAA
- a CDS encoding DUF3343 domain-containing protein, translating to MSEKQHYILFPNHDNGMRLHRELKALGIRAVIAPTPRSASKCCGISLIYQEEDREKIEKCIQENDIEILDMVVVEKDINPGRDRYC from the coding sequence ATGTCAGAAAAACAGCATTACATTTTATTTCCCAATCATGATAATGGAATGCGGCTTCACAGAGAGCTGAAGGCACTTGGAATCAGGGCGGTCATCGCCCCGACTCCGAGAAGTGCAAGCAAGTGCTGCGGGATTTCCCTGATTTATCAGGAAGAAGATAGGGAGAAAATAGAGAAATGTATTCAGGAAAACGATATTGAAATTCTGGATATGGTGGTGGTTGAAAAGGATATCAACCCCGGCAGAGACCGGTACTGCTGA